Below is a window of Clostridiales bacterium DNA.
GGCATCGGCTCCACTGCGCAGACCGGCATTCCCGAATCCATCACAATCTGCAGCAATTCCGCAACCGCCATCCTGTGCTGTGTTCCGATAATCAGGTCTGCCCCGGTTTTGCTGAGCAGTTCTTCCCCGTACAGCTGGGCCATGCATCCGCACAGGATGATTTTGCTGTCCGGATGGAGCCGTCGGATCCTTCTCACCATCTGCAGGGATTTCTTGTCTCCTGTCCCGGTAACTGTACATGTATTGATCAGATAAACATCCGCCCCGGAGGAGAAGGGAACCGTCTGAAATCCCGCTTTTTCCAGGATTTCCTCCATCGCCTGGGTATCATACTGGTTTACTTTGCACCCAAGGGTATGATAAGCAATTGTCGGCATAATTATTCCATCTCTCCGTATAACGCTGAAAATGCACTGACCGCCGCCAGGCCGGCAGTTTCCGTCCTCATGATCCGGGGGCCGAGTGTGATGATATCGCATGATACAGATGTCAGAAACGATATTTCCCCGGGTTCAATCCCGCCTTCCGGTCCGATCACAATTCCAAGGGAACAGATATCAGGATGCGCTTTTGCAAACGCAAGAGGTCCGAAATCCCTGCCGGATTCCCATGGAACCGCAACCGCATCCAGCTTCCGGATCATATCCGCCGTTTCGCGAACCGAAACCGGCGCATGTATTTCCGGGATTACACATCTGCCGGACTGTTTTCCGGCTTCCCGGGCAATTTTCTGCCAGCGTTCCTGTTTCCGGATCCGATCCTTCGGATCAATTTTCACCACGCTCCGTGCCATCATGACCGGAACAACATCCGAAACGCCCAGCTCCGTTGCTTTCTGAACAATGATTTCCATCTTGTCCCCTTTGGGAATGCCCTGGAACAGGACAAAACGGATACGCGTTTCTGTGGACGGAAGCTCACCCTGTACCGAAATTGTCACCTTTGAATCGGAGACATCGCGCACCTCTCCTGCATGACGGACACCTGATATAACAATTTCCACGGAGTCCCCGCTGTGAAGCCGCAATACTTTTGCTGCATGGTAAGCATCATCCCGGTCCAGGTAGACTATATCGCTTCCTGAAACAGCCGGATCGGCATAAAAGCGGTGCATATCAGTTCCTCCGGGACAGGAATGCCGTCCATTCTCCGCGGTGGCGTTCTTCCAGTACCTGATATCCGGCAGTTTCCAGTGCAGAACGAACTTCATCCGTCCTGTCCACGACGATTCCCGAGCATATGAACAGTCCCCCTGGAACAATATGCTGCATCAGGGAAGCGCAGTTTGCGATAATTACATCAGAAATGATATTCGCAACACAGATATCGCACTGTTCCTTCACATGTTTCAGGAGATCCCCCTCCTGAACGGAAACCACACGGTCCAGGCCGTTATGATCCACATTCTTACGGGCAACGCGCACAGCATCCCGGTCGATATCCACTGCCAGCACAGATCCGGCCCCGAGCAGTCCGGCAGCTATAGCCAGAATTCCGCTTCCTGTTCCGACATCAATTACATTCTCGCCGCCTCTGATCTCATCTTTCAGCAGCTGGATGCACATGGCGGTGGTTTCATGAGTCCCGCTTCCGAATGCCATTCCCGGATCGATTTCAATTACCTGGTCATCCGGCTGCGGGGTAAAATCCTCCCATGTGGGTTTGATCACCATATGATCTGTCACATAGAACGGCTTGTAATACTTCTTCCATGTGTCCTTCCATGTGTCATCCGATACCGTTCTGTAGTCAATCTGCAGAGTCCCGAATTCCGGATGGTCCGAATGCAGCTGCTCCAGACGGTGGTGAAGGCCGGCAATCGCTTTTTTCCCATTGCCATCGTCCTCAAACCAGCCGTGTACCTGCACGTCTTCAGGCATTGACTCAATCAGCTTCGGGTCAATGATTTCCCATATGCCATGCGGCTTTCCGGGATCCGGAATATCTGCCCTGTCCTCGATCATCGTACCGGCAGAACCGAGTTCAATCAGTTCAAACGATACACTTTCCGCGCCTTCAGTCGTCGTATGCACAATCAGTTCAATCCAGTCCATGGAAAATCATCTCCGTTTCGGTTTGCTGCAGATTATTTTGTGAAAAATCCCTGAATTCCGCGCAGCAGCTGATACTCCCGCACATCCCGGTTTGTTGTATACATATACCGGGAGACCACTGTCCCGGTCCGCCAGTACAGGCAGAGGAACGGACAGTCTTCATAGAAGAGTGCCTGGATTTCCATCAGTTTCTGCCGGAACCCTTCCTGTGTCACCTGGGTCCGGAGGGACTTGCAGAGATTGTCCATTTTCTCGCTTTTATAACGGAAATAGTTCCCGGTATTTCCCTTCATCAGAATAAACCCGGGATCCGGACATACATCCATTGCGTAGGAAACCAGAGCCAGGTCGTATGAACCCGCTTTCAGCTTTGCCTCGAGGTTTGGCAGGGTCATTGCATCAATCCTGCACTCAATTCCGATTTCTGCAAGTGAGTCGGATATGATGTTCACTGCCACGGCCCGGACATCGTTATCCGGTTCCTCATAATAATACAGCCGCAGGCTCAGGTTAACCTGCTTGCCCTTGTTTCCGAGCTTATCCAGAATTCCGTTTTCATCGGTATCCTCCCACCCGTCTTCCGCCAGCAGCTGTTTCGCCTTTTCAACATCCTTCTTCCAGGTATTTTCATACCCTGAATTATACATCCACGTACCGGGAAAGAACGGAAAATCGGTTTCCCTGGCCATACCGGAATAAGCAGTGGCGATCAGCCTGCTTTTGTCAATCACACTTCGGATTGCCTTACGCGCATTGACGGTCAGCTCATAGGAAGAATTGTTCATCAGCAGGCATTCCAGCTGGTTGGTCCTGTAATTCATGGATACCGCAGAAGTGCCGGTCTTGTACTGCGCACCCGCAATCGAACGTGTGAAGATCGCGTTGACCTGGCCGAATTCGTAGCTTTCGATCACTTTCCTGGCTGTTTCATGCAGCAGGAAATTGATCTCCTGGACCTGCGGACGCGTTTTCCACCATCCGTCATTCACTGCAATCCACATGCTTTCTCCCGGATGGAATTCCTGAATCCTGTACGGACCCGAACCGGGCGGATTGTCATCCCCGACATATGCCGCCGGCACCACAGGGAAAGTCATCGCATACAGGAGCCCGAAATACGGCCTTGAGGTTTTCACCGTCACCGTATAGTCATCCTTGGCAGAGATTCCGGAGACAAAGTATTTCAGGTTGCTGTAAAACCCATGGTCCGTAATGTTTTCATCGTTCGCCTTATCCAGGATGTACTGGGCTGAAGCCACGACATCCGCCGCGGTCAGCGGTGTGCCGTCCGTAAAGGAAACATCCCTGCGCAGATAGAAAGTCCAGTACTTGCCGCCGGAGGATTCCTCCCACCGCTCAGCCAGATAGGGCTGCGGCATATAGTTTTCATCAATCTGAACCAGACTCTCATATACCAGATCATATATGGAAAGCATATCCCGTTCCACCGGTTCAAACGGCCGAATCGTGTTGGTCCTGACACTCTGGATTCCGAATGAAATTGACTTTCCGACCTGGGTCGCTCTTGCTGTCCCGATTCCTTCAAACAGTACCAGGACTGCTGTCAGAATGATCAGCCGCCGGAGAATAGTGTTTCTTCTGGTAAATCCCATAATCTCTCGTCACCTTTTCGGCATATTTTTTTGTCGGGCCGTCCGGAAGGTTCTGCAGTGGAATGGTAATGCCGTCCGGACTTACTGACCTGTTGGAAAGCCAGGTCTGAACCTGTCCCTGTCCGGCATGGTATGCACTGACCACACATACCGGATCTCCCCGGAACAACCTGGAAAGATAATTCAGGTACCAGCACCCGAAGCGGATATTCGTATCCGGATCTGTCATCATTTCGAACGCATATCCCGGGATTTTCAGTTTCCCGGCAATCCACTCAGCGGTATCCGGCATCAG
It encodes the following:
- a CDS encoding 16S rRNA (uracil(1498)-N(3))-methyltransferase codes for the protein MHRFYADPAVSGSDIVYLDRDDAYHAAKVLRLHSGDSVEIVISGVRHAGEVRDVSDSKVTISVQGELPSTETRIRFVLFQGIPKGDKMEIIVQKATELGVSDVVPVMMARSVVKIDPKDRIRKQERWQKIAREAGKQSGRCVIPEIHAPVSVRETADMIRKLDAVAVPWESGRDFGPLAFAKAHPDICSLGIVIGPEGGIEPGEISFLTSVSCDIITLGPRIMRTETAGLAAVSAFSALYGEME
- the prmA gene encoding 50S ribosomal protein L11 methyltransferase — its product is MDWIELIVHTTTEGAESVSFELIELGSAGTMIEDRADIPDPGKPHGIWEIIDPKLIESMPEDVQVHGWFEDDGNGKKAIAGLHHRLEQLHSDHPEFGTLQIDYRTVSDDTWKDTWKKYYKPFYVTDHMVIKPTWEDFTPQPDDQVIEIDPGMAFGSGTHETTAMCIQLLKDEIRGGENVIDVGTGSGILAIAAGLLGAGSVLAVDIDRDAVRVARKNVDHNGLDRVVSVQEGDLLKHVKEQCDICVANIISDVIIANCASLMQHIVPGGLFICSGIVVDRTDEVRSALETAGYQVLEERHRGEWTAFLSRRN
- a CDS encoding ABC transporter substrate-binding protein, translated to MGFTRRNTILRRLIILTAVLVLFEGIGTARATQVGKSISFGIQSVRTNTIRPFEPVERDMLSIYDLVYESLVQIDENYMPQPYLAERWEESSGGKYWTFYLRRDVSFTDGTPLTAADVVASAQYILDKANDENITDHGFYSNLKYFVSGISAKDDYTVTVKTSRPYFGLLYAMTFPVVPAAYVGDDNPPGSGPYRIQEFHPGESMWIAVNDGWWKTRPQVQEINFLLHETARKVIESYEFGQVNAIFTRSIAGAQYKTGTSAVSMNYRTNQLECLLMNNSSYELTVNARKAIRSVIDKSRLIATAYSGMARETDFPFFPGTWMYNSGYENTWKKDVEKAKQLLAEDGWEDTDENGILDKLGNKGKQVNLSLRLYYYEEPDNDVRAVAVNIISDSLAEIGIECRIDAMTLPNLEAKLKAGSYDLALVSYAMDVCPDPGFILMKGNTGNYFRYKSEKMDNLCKSLRTQVTQEGFRQKLMEIQALFYEDCPFLCLYWRTGTVVSRYMYTTNRDVREYQLLRGIQGFFTK